The DNA window aaaataccaaatactaaCAGACTTCAATTTATTACCTGAATCTTCTATTTATTAATGTGAAACTTTTCTCCACGTTGTCTGTGGCAATGCCCTTCACAAAGAAAGCTGGCCAGAGTAGTGAGACTTCCTTGTTGGGCTGCCTGGCAGTGGGTTTTCCAGAATCTTGTAATGGGTAACTCTTGTGGACGTAGGACGTTAAGCTAACTCTGGTCAATCAGTAACTTTACAGTTAGTGGCGGGGGTAAGCCAGGAATGTGCATGTCCACAAGTAAGAGCTATGGCAAtttattatacctttatttcaACAAGGAACACAGGTACAATGATTATCGGCAATACTTTGCATGGTTTATAATTAACTTAGGTGGACTGCACATaatcactgatctacaaatcaccttgcatcccAAATAATTACTGAAGTGAAAAAGATCAGCGATTCTGATCAAACACACTGGGTACCACAGAGAGTTAAAAGCAGGAATGTTCATGACCGTTCCCTGAGACAACACTGTCATCTAGTGGATAAATTTGGTTATATCAAGTTGCGAGGCCATCAAAAAGAGACATATTTCACAGCTTGACAGGTAGCAGTATTCGGAGGGGTGAAATTAATTTCACTAAAATAGTCCATTAATAATCAAGAATCACACATCCAAAATCTGATTCATGACTTGGCGTGTGAGACTCGGTACAGGATAGGACTTGAACTTTATCCTCTTTTGTGGTGCTCAGCAGAGGAATTATGTAACGGTTTGTTACTCTATTTTGCAATTAAAAACTCTGGCTTCTGTCGAAGTCATCCCAGAGGGAAAACAGAGTCATTGAGAAATAACTGGAGAAGGTGCTAGCTACAGTCATTCTAACCCTTTTCATTTTCAGACCATATTGGTTCTAATCTTACAGAAGTGTATTGTTTGTTGAACATGAATCCTCCACTTCCTTCAAAGCTTAATTCTAGGATTAACATCCACATTTGTATACGTATGGCTCTGCTattatctacagtgccttcagaaagtattcacacccttcaACTTTCCTCATTTTGTTGGGTTATAAACTGGGAATAAAATGGATTCGATTGTCATTTTTTGTCAATGATTgacaaaatactctaatgtcgaagtggaagaaaaatgtttacatttgtaaaaaataataataataaaaccaTTTTAAaaatcttgattagataagtattcattcatccccgagtcaatacatgttagaatcagctttggcagtgattaGTTGTTTGTCCTTCTGCGTctctaagtctctaagagctttccccacctggattgtgcaacatttgcccattattctttacaaaattcttcaagctctgtcaaattggttgctgACCATTACCAGACAAGCAGTTTCAggttttcaagcagatttaagtcaaaagtAACTCAACCACTCAGGACaatcactgtgttcttggtaagcaactccagtgtagatttggccttgtgttttaggttattgttcatctcccagtgtctggtgcaaagcagactgaagcagattttcctctaggattttgcctgtgcttagctccatttcttttattttttatcctgaaaaactccccagtccttaatgattacaagcatacccataacatgatgcagccaccagtaTGCTTGAAAAAAatagagagtggtactcagtaaagTGTTATATTGGATTTGCTCCAAATTGAACACTTTGTATTCGGAGCAAAAAGTCAATTGCTTTGCCATTTTCCCCCCCAGTATTActtcagtgccttgttgcaaacaggatgcatgttttggaataaaaatacaaaaaacggCAACTgcgttaggaaggacgcctgtatcttcgTAGatactgggtgtattgatacaccagccaaagtgtaataacttcaaagggatattcaatgtctgctttttatatatatttttttacacatctaccaataggtgcccttctttccaaggcattggaaaacctccctggtctttgtggttgaatttatgttggaaattcactgctcgaccttACAGATAATCATATGTGtaggctacagagatgaggtagtcattcaaaaagcatgttaaacactattgcacacagtgagttaATACAAACTTATGTGAATtgctaagcacatttttactcctgagcTTAGTTAgggttgccataacaaaagggttatATACTTAGACACAACACATTTTTCAGCttttgatttttaattaatttgtaaacatttctaaaaaaaaacttCATTCCACTTTAACATTAAGGGAGAACTTAAAGTGTGTGGAAGCCAGTGACCAAAAAAAAaactcaatttaatccattttatattcaggctgtaacaaaacgtGTAAAAATGCAAGTGGTGTGAATAAATTCTGAAAGCACTGGATCCTATCAGCCTTCTTCCTTCAATACTCTTAGTTCTAGAATCTCTGAAGAGTTTGAGTTACAACATTATCCTATCCCACTCAGTATGGTCAGTATGGTGctagtatgtgtgtatgtgtggaacTAAGATCATGTAGTGTTGATAAGCTTGTGTAGTGATATGGTTTCAGTTGTACTTCATTGCAGTACTGACCTCAGTCAAAGCGTTGGCTTCACAGCGAGCACACATCCAATCGTCTGACACTTGGTCAACAGACACTCCATAGCAACCTGAGGGACACAAGGAAAACAAGGCCACGGAAAACATTAGCAGACATGTTCTATTGACAGAGGTGACAAAGGCACTTAGAATGTATGTGCCATGCAAATCAATTGATGAAAGTGCACGTCATTGCAGTAAATCATTGTTAATAAATGAGAATGGACATTCTGGATTGATTACTGAACTCTGACATGAACTGGTATTCCTTGAGAGCATATCATTGATTACATTAAACATATGGAACACAAacacaggggtgtcaaactcattttccCCCACGGGCCACATTCAGTCTTCACCGCacttaaaatggattacatttccTCACCGTCATAATTTGCAAAGAATAGTCCTCTATCAAACGCTTTGGAATTTCCAATGATCCCAGACTGTCTAGCTTTAGTTTTTATGACTGTTAGCAAGAGGGACAGAGTCAAGAGACTAAATGTAATAATAAACATTATTTGGGTGGGTACTTTTATTTGTTCTGTTACACAGGTCCATTATTTTTACACTAGTTTCAATTTGTTGTTAGTCATTTCAATGACGACTGAGAAAATAAttctaaaataaattaaatagtctAAACATTGGTGTTAGACTGTTGATGTGAATTAAATGGAATTCAGCAAGAGCATATTAGTGATTATCAATGGAAAAGTGCTGTCTAACAACGGGTGTGAATGAACTAATATTCATTGAAATGTGGAGTACTACAGTCAATTAGAATTGAAACACATGGAACAGGCTTcagacttggggattgtgaatgAGACTGTAGCTACTGACTGGCGTGGACGCGGACGCAGCACTGGGAACAGCTGACCAGCAGGCTGGTGCCGTCCTCCTCCAGGTGAGGGGTGTAGAGTTGGCCCTCGCcgcagctgctgctgctgttggtcTTGTCACTGGTGGTGCTGAAACACATCTCCGGGATCAGGGGCTTGGACCTCTGTCTGCCCCCGCGCCGGCCTTTTACAGTGTAGCTGGGATTGCTGCTCGACTGCGACTGGAGAGGGATGTGTATTATTAAAGGTCTAATTGTCATTTCTACGACTACTATTGTGCACAGCTGGCTTGGTGGCTGGATTGCTTTTCTGTTGCCTAAATGTCTTTATAAGGTACATTAAAAAAAATTGATAATTCAAacttgaattattattattttttcaaaaATAAAACTCATTAACAGCTGGATTGAGGGTCCATTAACAAAAGCTACAGTATAAGGCAAAGACCAAGGACCTCTCCACTCTACCTGGTCGTATGTGTGGAAGAGCAGGCAGATGGAGCAGTAGGGGACCTGCAGGCCCATGCGCTGGTTGTACGATCTCTCCGCCTGGGGGTTGTAAGGTCGGCTCTGCCACAGCTGGGCCAGGGGCTTggcccactcctccctctcctctggttcATCCTTCATATCAACATACAGCTCATCTACAAGATAGAGGTGGGAAAGAGTAACGGAGGAGGttaagagagaggagaaagagactaCGGCCCTGTTCTATCACTGTGAATATGTACTTGTGTTGAAAAGGTTGCTTGTTATAGAAGTCTATGATGGGATACTGTTCTAACGCACCAGAAGCAGGTGCTCACCATTATCACTGTGGCTTTCACTGGAGCTGAGGAGTGGGTGCTGTTTGGGCAGCTGGCAGAGGAGAGGATATTGTTTGCTCTTCACGCTCTTGCAGTTCGTCTGCTTACTTGGACTTAAGTTAGTCAGTTTACTTGGATGTAAAATCATCGGCTTACTTAAGTTTAAGTTTGTCTGCTTGATTAACGTTAACTCCGCCTGCACTGGGGAAAGACATTGCTGGGGAAAGAGACAGGAAGAAGATGAGTGACCATCAGCTGGTTCATGTGTTTCCACATCTAATGTCATTTTCTATTCTATGGCAAGTGTGAAAACATCAATGTCACATTTTAATCTTTAAAATATTTGCCTCTAATATCAGTCTCTACTATCATCACATACCCATAACCAAAAATGAATAACTTCTAAAGATAGAATCATGAAAGAGGGTAAACTAACCTTCCACCTGTCCCTCTTGACCTCTGCCCTCTTGGTTGGCCTGGTATGTGCGTGGGTTTGGACAGGCTCCGGGCTCCTAGGGGCCTTAGCTTCGGACTTCTCCTCCCGAGCCTGGGCCTCGCCTGGCTGCTGCCACTTTGTGAGGCCTTGGGTCTGGGCCTTTGTTTCAACCTGTTCTCCCTTCCTGGGACTCTGTGCTTCAGCCTGGATATGCTCATCTTTGGTGAATGGGACCTGGGACTCCTGCTGCCCGGCTTTGACTTGGGACTGGAGCTGGGCCTTGAGTTGAAGGTGGGGTTGGAGGTGCCGTGGCAGGTGCTCCCTGGCATAACTGTGCACGTGGAGCTGGGTGTGGTGAATCAGCTGCTGGTTCTCACGGGCGTAGCTGTGGACCTGCATGGTCTCCTTGGGGCTCTGGGTCTTGTGGAAGAGGAGGCTGGCCACCCCCAGCTTTCGGACAGGCTGAGCGGAAGGACCGGTCCTGGCCGGGGGAGCCACTACTGGGAGGTGGCCGTTTCTGTGCGACTGGGGTTGAGCCAAAATGGTCGCTGCGTGATTGCTGGTGGAGGGGATGGTAACTTTTTGTGGAGCCGGGCTTGTGCTGCCCTTCATAGGGTCCGTCTTTAAATTAGGCAGTTCCCTCGAGGTGAGCTTCACTGGTGTGTCTGAAATACAAACATTTGTATCAGGAGAAGCAACAGGGATAGCATTTCCAAATATCCACTGAGTCCCATAGTGGATGAGTGACGCAGATCGATTATCATGACGACTTCCGCTGCTCTGTCACTacatacttcagtctgagactgccatcgTTGAATTCGTTTGTGGTGATGAGGGCTATTGTACAAAAAGTCATCAGCGATTGGAtagtctctaaccaatcagagtatcaaagccaatgacaaATTTTCAAACCAccactttaaaatatatatatatatatatatatatatatatttgacctttatttaactaggcaagtcagttaagaacaaattcttattttcaacgacggcctaggaacagtggcttaactgccttgttcagaggcagaacgacagatatatataccttgtcagctctgggattagatcgtgcaacctttcggttactagtccaacgctctaaccactaggctttaaCCACGTGTGTTCTGGCCCAACCAATCGGTTTATGGACTAATCAGACAGCCTTGAATGCGTTCGTAGATCCAAAGTCAATGTGGAGAAGAGCTAACCAGTGGAGACTGGGAGGAGCTATGGGGGGGGgtctcattgtaatggctggaatggaataaatggaacggtatcaaaaatatgcaaacCATGGTCGACTCCATTCGAGCCATTTCAATGAGATGGTCCTCCTATAGctcttcccaccagcctccactgaaacTAACATCCGGGGACATGACGTAGTGTTTGATTCGAGCAAGGAGTCTGGGCAGCAAGGCTGAAGATAGATACCCATTTACTACAATACTACACAAGTTGTTTGTAGTTTACTGAgcagctagtaacataagcatttcactgcaaccACTTCAACACCTACCTGTGTACACAACCAATAAACTGATTTGACAAGTGGCCTGTATTCAAACCATTTGGTGGCTGTGGCGGGACACTGGAGCTTATTAAAGCTGGAATCCACCATGGCAGTTTGCAATATTACAACAAAGAAATAACTTCAAAACAAAGAACACTTTCTCCCCCGCAGACATCATTACACGTGTGATAGAtgctcctctctttcctttcataaacaaaacaaaaacaataaatgtgctGGGGACACAAACACTGACGCCGTTTCCCCTAATGCAGATTCCAGGTTTAAATCCAGTCACAAGTGTCAGTCTGATATTTTGTGTTACCCCCTAATTTTACAAATGTATCATACATATGTGTGCTGATTTTGCGTGTAATTTTCTAGGTTTTAAACAGTGAAAATAAGGCAGGTAGTCACAGCCTTACTGTCAGTGAGGGTACCTGTATCTGTGCAGTCCTCTGCTCCCGTGCCCAGAGCGGTGAGGCCTAGTCTGGCCTTCTTGTCAtactcctcttcttcatctttagGGACCACCTTGTCAGGTACATCCAGACACACCCAGTGCCTCTTGGTCCCTATCCTCGGTGTTGGGCTGGTGAGCCATAAAACATTCAAGTTGAATCATTTTTATGtcaagcattttttttttaaatgttccatCCATATACTGTTTAATCTGCTCTATAGCACCCTCTACCAACATAAAAATTAACCTCTTCTgacctctttctctccacctctggcTCCTGGGAAATGCAGTCTTTCCCCTGCTCCTCCCCCAGGAACTCCTTGGCCTCTGGGGTGGGCCGTGAGTGGTCGATGGGGCCCGTGTCCCGTCCCGCGAGCCACTGCTCGTAGCGGTCTGGCTGGTACTTCTTCACGAACAGATCCATGGAGATCTTCACAGTGTCCTTCCTGCACGTACACTGGAGGCAAGAGGTAGGGAGAATAAGTTCTAGGGATGTACTAATGCTCCCATAGGTAAATAAACCAAGGTCAGTCTAATAGAAAGTCATACAAGATTGTTATTAATACTAAGTA is part of the Oncorhynchus keta strain PuntledgeMale-10-30-2019 chromosome 15, Oket_V2, whole genome shotgun sequence genome and encodes:
- the LOC118400378 gene encoding lysine-specific demethylase 4A-like isoform X3, producing MSSDSGSQTPGSKGIMTFHPTAEEFQNFSRYIAFMEYQGAHQAGLAKVVPPKDWRPRKSYDDIYDLVIPAPIQQVVTGQSGLFTQSNIQKKPMTVREFRKMANSDKFCSPRYADIEELERKYWKSVTFNSPIYGADVNGTLYDPDVTDWNIGKLNTILDTVEHANGITIEGVNTPYLYFGMWKTTFAWHTEDMDLYSINYLHFGASKSWYCVPPEQGEKMERLAQGFFPGSHQNCEAFLRHKMTLISPSILRKYGIPFEKITQEPGEFMVTFPYSYHAGFNHGFNCAESTNFATERWIEYGKQAMLCTCRKDTVKISMDLFVKKYQPDRYEQWLAGRDTGPIDHSRPTPEAKEFLGEEQGKDCISQEPEVERKSPTPRIGTKRHWVCLDVPDKVVPKDEEEEYDKKARLGLTALGTGAEDCTDTDTPVKLTSRELPNLKTDPMKGSTSPAPQKVTIPSTSNHAATILAQPQSHRNGHLPVVAPPARTGPSAQPVRKLGVASLLFHKTQSPKETMQVHSYARENQQLIHHTQLHVHSYAREHLPRHLQPHLQLKAQLQSQVKAGQQESQVPFTKDEHIQAEAQSPRKGEQVETKAQTQGLTKWQQPGEAQAREEKSEAKAPRSPEPVQTHAHTRPTKRAEVKRDRWKQCLSPVQAELTLIKQTNLNLSKPMILHPSKLTNLSPSKQTNCKSVKSKQYPLLCQLPKQHPLLSSSESHSDNDELYVDMKDEPEEREEWAKPLAQLWQSRPYNPQAERSYNQRMGLQVPYCSICLLFHTYDQSQSSSNPSYTVKGRRGGRQRSKPLIPEMCFSTTSDKTNSSSSCGEGQLYTPHLEEDGTSLLVSCSQCCVRVHASCYGVSVDQVSDDWMCARCEANALTEDCCLCSLRGGALQRANNDKWVHVLCSLVVLEARFVSIADRSPVDLSYIPLARFQLKCFYCKRRVKRDVGCCVQCSHGRCTTAFHPTCAQAAGQLMQPDDWPFIVHVTCYRHKSSVLPERNKAAKQDFISKVS
- the LOC118400378 gene encoding lysine-specific demethylase 4A-like isoform X2, which gives rise to MSSDSGSQTPGSKGIMTFHPTAEEFQNFSRYIAFMEYQGAHQAGLAKVVPPKDWRPRKSYDDIYDLVIPAPIQQVVTGQSGLFTQSNIQKKPMTVREFRKMANSDKFCSPRYADIEELERKYWKSVTFNSPIYGADVNGTLYDPDVTDWNIGKLNTILDTVEHANGITIEGVNTPYLYFGMWKTTFAWHTEDMDLYSINYLHFGASKSWYCVPPEQGEKMERLAQGFFPGSHQNCEAFLRHKMTLISPSILRKYGIPFEKITQEPGEFMVTFPYSYHAGFNHGFNCAESTNFATERWIEYGKQAMLCTCRKDTVKISMDLFVKKYQPDRYEQWLAGRDTGPIDHSRPTPEAKEFLGEEQGKDCISQEPEVERKSPTPRIGTKRHWVCLDVPDKVVPKDEEEEYDKKARLGLTALGTGAEDCTDTDTPVKLTSRELPNLKTDPMKGSTSPAPQKVTIPSTSNHAATILAQPQSHRNGHLPVVAPPARTGPSAQPVRKLGVASLLFHKTQSPKETMQVHSYARENQQLIHHTQLHVHSYAREHLPRHLQPHLQLKAQLQSQVKAGQQESQVPFTKDEHIQAEAQSPRKGEQVETKAQTQGLTKWQQPGEAQAREEKSEAKAPRSPEPVQTHAHTRPTKRAEVKRDRWKQCLSPVQAELTLIKQTNLNLSKPMILHPSKLTNLSPSKQTNCKSVKSKQYPLLCQLPKQHPLLSSSESHSDNDELYVDMKDEPEEREEWAKPLAQLWQSRPYNPQAERSYNQRMGLQVPYCSICLLFHTYDQSQSSSNPSYTVKGRRGGRQRSKPLIPEMCFSTTSDKTNSSSSCGEGQLYTPHLEEDGTSLLVSCSQCCVRVHASCYGVSVDQVSDDWMCARCEANALTEDCCLCSLRGGALQRANNDKWVHVLCSLVVLEARFVSIADRSPVDLSYIPLARFQLRNKAAMQELEVGQQVICKHKNGRYYQCEVLELLTTATFYEVVFDDGSYSDNLLPEDIENRDCVKLGPPAVGDVVQVRWTDNLLYGAKFVASHSILMYQMEFEDGSSLSAKREDVYSLDEELPKRVKSRMSKASDMRFDGIFTEEEVKQGSKRQRVINSRYREDYIEPLLYRVMME